The Streptomyces sp. NBC_01142 genomic interval GATGTTCGGGTTCCAGCGACGAGACGTACGGCGGTGCGAGTGCGAAATGTTGTTGCCGAAGCCCGGCCCCTTGCCGCAGACGTCGCAGTTGGCAGCCACGGTCACTCCAAAGACTTCAGATGCACTTACAGTGAATTCCGGCGCGCCGGATCAGTGATCTGATTGGTGGCTTTGCCGGGGGAATGGCCCGACTTTCATCGGGCAACCGGAGCAGCATACAACGTCTGCTTCGGTAGAACGAAACTACCATGGCTTCCCCCGCCCCCGCCCCGCCCCGTCGCCCGCTGCCGCCCGGGTCTACCCTGCGGTGCAGCCCGCTGCCCACGGCCCTTCCGGGCCGCTCAAGGAGGATCACCAGGTGCCGCAGACTCTCGATGCCGCAGCGGTGCGCGCCTGGTGCTCACTGTCGCTGGAGGCCCTCGGCCGGGAGCGCGAGGAGATCGACGCGATCAATGTCTATCCGGTCGCGGACGGGGACACCGGCACGAACCTCTATCTGACCGTGGAGTCCGCGGTCCAGGCGGTGGAGGCGGTCTTCGCCGCGCACGAGACCGGATCGTCCGCGCCCGCACTCGCCGAGGTGATGCGGTCGATGGCGCACGGGGCGCTGATCGGGGCCCGCGGGAACTCCGGGACGATCCTGGCGCAGCTCCTGCGGGGCATGGCCGAGCGGCTCGGTGAGGGAGATCACCTCGCCGGCGCGCTGCGACGGGCCGCGGGGCTGGCACGCGAGGCGGTCGCGCATCCCGTCGAGGGGACGATCCTGAGCGTGGCGGGAGCCGCGGCCGAAGCGGCGGAGACTTCTTCGAGTTCCTCGGCCGATGAGGCGGGGACGGCACGGGCGGCGTACGAGGGCGCGCGGTCCGCACTGGACGCGACACCCGGCCAGCTCGCCGTGCTCGAGCGCGCGGGGGTCGTGGATGCGGGCGGGCGCGGGCTGCTGATGGTGCTCGGGGCGCTGGTCGAGGCGGTGTCGGGGGAGGCCCCGCTCGTACCGGCGATGGCCCATGTCCGCCCGGAGCCCCTGGGCCCCGGGGTGGAGCCGTGCGCCGACGGGGGCCCCGCCTTCGAGGTGATCTACCTGCTGGAGGCGGACGATGCGGCCGTGACCCGGCTGCGGACCCGGCTCGACGGACTCGGGGACTCGCTCGTCGTGGTCGGCGGCGACGGCCTCTGGAACGTCCATGTGCACGTCGACGACGCGGGCGCGGCGGTGGAGGCGGGCGTCGAGGCGGGGCGGCCGTACCGGATCCGTATCACCCACTTCGACACCGCGACGGCGGTGCCGCGCGAGCAGGTGCAGCGGGCGGTCGTCGTGGTCGTCCCCGGGGAGGGTCTGGCGGGCCTGTGCACGCAAGCGGGCGCGACGACGGTGCTGGCGCGGCCGGGGGAGCCGCCGGCCAGCGGCGAGCTGGTCGACGCGATCCGCTGCGCCCACGCGCGCGAGGTGGTCCTGCTGCCGAACTCCGCGGAGTTGCGGCACACGGCCGCGGCGGCCGCGGAACAGGCCCGTACGGAGGGAGTACGGGTCGCTCTCATCCCGACCCGGTCGGCGGTCCAGGGCATCGCGGCCCTCGCTGTCCACGAGCCGGACCGGCGCTTCGACGAGGACGTGGTGGCCATGACGGCGGCGGCGGGTGCGACGCGCTACGCCGAACTGGCCGTCGCCGAACGGCAGTCGTGGACGATGGCCGGCGTCTGCCAGGCCGGGGACGTACTGGGCCTGATCGACGGCGACGTGGTGGTGATCGGCACGGACCTGGCGGCCACGGCGGAAACGGTGCTGGACCGCATGCTGGCGGCGGGCGGCGAGATGGTGACGCTGGTCCTGGGCGACGACGTAACGGACGCGGACGCGGTCGCGGACCGGCTGGAGAGGCATGTACGGGACGGCCACCTGGCGGTCGACACCGTGGTCTACCGGGGTGGCCGCCAGTCGGCCCCGCTGCTGATCGGCGTGGAGTAGGACTCACGGCACGGTGGTGACCAGCAGATATCCACAGGTGCGCGACGGCTGTCGGTGGTGTGGTGTGCAATGGATCGCGTGTCCGCGCTCGACGAAACCCTGAAGAAGACGCTCGGTGCCGCCACCGCGAAGGTGATGGCCGAGCACCTCGACCTGCATACGGTCGGTGATCTGCTGCACCACTATCCGCGGCGCTACGCCGAGCGGGGCGAGCTCACCTCGCTCTCCGAGCTGCCCCTGGACGAACACGTCACGGTCGTCGCCCAGGTCGCCGACGCCCGCGTCCTCACCTTCAACCAGGGCCGCGGCCGGCGGCTCGAGGTCACGATCACCGACGGCAGCGGACGGCTGCAGCTGGTGTTCTTCGGCAAGGGGGTCCACAAGCCGCACAAGGACCTGCTGCCGGGCAGCCGCGCGATGTTCGCCGGCAAGGTGTCGATGTTCAACCGCAAGCTGCAGCTCGCCCATCCCGCGTACGAGCCGCTGGGCGGCGCCAGTGCGGAGGACGCGGTGGACGCCTTCGCCAACCAGCTGATCCCGATCTATCCGGCCTGCAAGCAGCTGGAGAGCTGGAAGATCGCCAAAGCGGTGGACGCGGTCCTGCCGCGCGCCGGGGAGGCCGCCGACCCGCTGCCGCCCTCGCTGCGCGAAGGCCGCGGATTCGCCACGCTCCCCGACGCCCTGCGCAAGATCCACCGGCCGCGGACGAAGGCGGACATCGCCGAGGCAAGGGACCGGCTCAAATGGGACGAGGCGTTCGTCCTCCAGGTCGCGCTCGCCCGGCGGCGGTACGCCGACGCCCAACTGCCCGCCGTGGCAAGGAAACCCGTGGCCGGCGGCCTGCTCGACGCCTTCGACGCCAAGCTGCCCTTCACCCTCACCGAAGGCCAGCAGAAGGTCACCAAGGAGATCTTCGACGACCTGGCGACCGAGCACCCGATGCACCGTCTCCTCCAGGGCGAGGTGGGATCGGGCAAGACGATGGTCGCGCTGCGGGCGATGCTCACCGTCGTCGACGCGGGCGGGCAGGCGGCGATGCTCGCGCCCACCGAAGTCCTCGCCCAGCAGCACCACCGCTCGGTCACCGAGATGATGGGGGAGCTCGCGGAGTCGGGAATGCTCGGCGGGTCCGAGCACGCCACCAAGGTGGTGCTCCTGACCGGCTCCATGGGCGCGGCCGCGCGCCGGCAGGCGCTGCTCGACCTGGTGACGGGCGAGGCGGGGATCGTGATCGGCACCCATGCGCTGATCGAGGACAAGGTGCAGTTCCACGATCTGGGTCTGGTCGTGGTCGACGAGCAGCACCGCTTCGGTGTGGAGCAGCGCGACGCCCTGCGCTCCAAGGGCAAGCAGCCGCCGCATCTGCTGGTCATGACCGCCACCCCCATTCCCCGTACGGTCGCGATGACCGTCTTCGGCGACCTGGAGACCTCGGTCCTGGACCAGCTGCCGGCCGGCCGCTCGCCGATCGCCAGCCATGTGGTCCCGGCCCAGGACAAGCCGCACTTCCTCGCGCGCGCCTGGGAGCGCGTGCGCGAGGAAGTGGAGAACGGCCACCAGGCGTATGTGGTCTGCCCCCGGATCGGTGACGGGGACGACGAGCCGAAGAAGAAGTCGGCGGAGGACGATGCCGAGAAGCGCCCCCCGCTGGCTGTGATCGAGATCGCCGAACAGCTCACGGCAGGCCCTCTGAAGGGCCTGCGCGTCGAAATCCTGCACGGGCGGATGCCGCCGGACGGCAAGGACGACGTCATGCGGCGCTTCGCCGCGGGCGCTGTGGACGTCCTCGTCGCCACCACCGTCATCGAGGTCGGCGTGAACGTCCCCAACGCCACCGCCATGGTGATCATGGACGCGGACCGGTTCGGCGTCTCGCAGCTGCATCAGCTGCGCGGCCGTGTGGGCCGTGGCTCGGCCCCGGGCCTGTGTCTGCTGGTCAGCGAGATGCCCGAGGCGAGCCCCGCCCGGGCACGGCTGGGCGCTGTCGCCTCCACGCTCGACGGCTTCGAGCTCTCCCGTATCGACCTCGAGCAGCGCCGCGAGGGCGATGTGCTCGGCCAGGCCCAGTCCGGTGTGCGCTCCTCGCTGCGGATGCTCACGGTCATCGAGGACGAGGAGGTCATCGCGGCAGCCCGCGAGGAGGCCGTGACGATCGTCGCCGAGGACCCGGAGCTGGAGCGGCTGCCCGAGCTGCGGACGGCACTGGACGCGCTGCTCGACGAGGAGCGGGAGCAGTACCTCGACAAGGGCTGAGAGGCAGTACCTCTCCCGGGGCTGAGAGACTGACGGGACAGACTCCGCTCATCGAGCTCACCGACAAGGACTGAGATGACCCGCGTGATCGCCGGCGCGGCCGGCGGCCGCCGCCTCGCCGTCCCGCCCGGCAACGGCACCCGCCCCACCTCCGACCGCGCTCGCGAGGGACTCTTCTCCAGCTGGGAGTCGCTGCTGGGCACGTTCAGCGGCATCCGCATCGCCGATCTGTACGCGGGCTCCGGA includes:
- the rpmB gene encoding 50S ribosomal protein L28 translates to MAANCDVCGKGPGFGNNISHSHRRTSRRWNPNIQRVRAVVGRTPKRLNVCTSCIKAGKVSR
- a CDS encoding DAK2 domain-containing protein produces the protein MPQTLDAAAVRAWCSLSLEALGREREEIDAINVYPVADGDTGTNLYLTVESAVQAVEAVFAAHETGSSAPALAEVMRSMAHGALIGARGNSGTILAQLLRGMAERLGEGDHLAGALRRAAGLAREAVAHPVEGTILSVAGAAAEAAETSSSSSADEAGTARAAYEGARSALDATPGQLAVLERAGVVDAGGRGLLMVLGALVEAVSGEAPLVPAMAHVRPEPLGPGVEPCADGGPAFEVIYLLEADDAAVTRLRTRLDGLGDSLVVVGGDGLWNVHVHVDDAGAAVEAGVEAGRPYRIRITHFDTATAVPREQVQRAVVVVVPGEGLAGLCTQAGATTVLARPGEPPASGELVDAIRCAHAREVVLLPNSAELRHTAAAAAEQARTEGVRVALIPTRSAVQGIAALAVHEPDRRFDEDVVAMTAAAGATRYAELAVAERQSWTMAGVCQAGDVLGLIDGDVVVIGTDLAATAETVLDRMLAAGGEMVTLVLGDDVTDADAVADRLERHVRDGHLAVDTVVYRGGRQSAPLLIGVE
- the recG gene encoding ATP-dependent DNA helicase RecG; this translates as MDRVSALDETLKKTLGAATAKVMAEHLDLHTVGDLLHHYPRRYAERGELTSLSELPLDEHVTVVAQVADARVLTFNQGRGRRLEVTITDGSGRLQLVFFGKGVHKPHKDLLPGSRAMFAGKVSMFNRKLQLAHPAYEPLGGASAEDAVDAFANQLIPIYPACKQLESWKIAKAVDAVLPRAGEAADPLPPSLREGRGFATLPDALRKIHRPRTKADIAEARDRLKWDEAFVLQVALARRRYADAQLPAVARKPVAGGLLDAFDAKLPFTLTEGQQKVTKEIFDDLATEHPMHRLLQGEVGSGKTMVALRAMLTVVDAGGQAAMLAPTEVLAQQHHRSVTEMMGELAESGMLGGSEHATKVVLLTGSMGAAARRQALLDLVTGEAGIVIGTHALIEDKVQFHDLGLVVVDEQHRFGVEQRDALRSKGKQPPHLLVMTATPIPRTVAMTVFGDLETSVLDQLPAGRSPIASHVVPAQDKPHFLARAWERVREEVENGHQAYVVCPRIGDGDDEPKKKSAEDDAEKRPPLAVIEIAEQLTAGPLKGLRVEILHGRMPPDGKDDVMRRFAAGAVDVLVATTVIEVGVNVPNATAMVIMDADRFGVSQLHQLRGRVGRGSAPGLCLLVSEMPEASPARARLGAVASTLDGFELSRIDLEQRREGDVLGQAQSGVRSSLRMLTVIEDEEVIAAAREEAVTIVAEDPELERLPELRTALDALLDEEREQYLDKG